In Sphaeramia orbicularis chromosome 5, fSphaOr1.1, whole genome shotgun sequence, the genomic stretch GCTTGTCGTTTTCTGtatcaaagtgatccaaaaaaaagtACTGCAGTGCTGctttaaaataaaatgtagaaatCGGTTCTAACACAGATAAATGACCAGAAAACATACATCTTTGTTTCATTCTGTGATGTTAGAAACCACTTCCTGTTGGATTTGTCATAACACTAACGATGAACAAAGCACTTCAGTTTCAGTGAAGATAGCATGTCTTTTTGTGTGATATCAAAAGGCATCTACAGTCCGCTGATCATGACCTACTACTTTTCCTTTTAGAAGACAGAAAGCTCTTTGTGGGCATGCTCAACAAGCAACAGTCAGAAGATGATGTGCGGCGCCTTTTCGAGTCCTTCGGCAGCATCGAGGAATGCACCATCCTCAGAGGTCCCGATGGAAACAGCAAAGGTGAGTTTATAGCTGTTTATGACTTTGAGCCAGCAGACTTTTTCACAGGCTACTGCACAGAAATGATTTGGCCTTTCAAAGTTGGTGACTTTGCAAAGTTCTCTTTAACTACTCCATGTTGAGTGATGTCAAAGAAGGCCGTTTCCACAATCAGCAGAAGGATAGTTACATAAGAATACTGTAGATTTGTTATATTTTCAACAGTAAGTGGCATAGAAAAGCTTTGTCTGCAGGGATGAGAGATAGAAACCACCAACTCTTTACAGATGAACCCCATTAACCTTTATGAGTCAACCTACATTGCTTtgataaagaggaaaaaacactGGGTCAACCTTTTTATTAAGTGTTAGGCTTTATGCCATGCCAGAAAAAATATGTCCTTTCAAAATGTTGTCAGAGTGTTCACAAGTTCACTGCATGAAGTTCATCAGTGGGCTTAGCAGCCAATCAATGTGGCCCGATGATAACTAAGCCTGATGATTACAGTGAGCTTGATCATTCTGATTCCTCCGTGAAGCTCCATTAACAAGGCCTCATCAGCCAGCTTACTCGGCTAAGTGGGCTTTAGCTCAATAATTACTGGGAACTTGATCATTCAAATTCATCAGCGGGCCTTGTCAATAGTAAGCGACACCAGAATGCTGTGGCATTTTAAGCCCCATCAGAGGATCCCAAAGTTGTTAATGGTGTCAGAGTGGCATGTTTAGCCCAGTTATTGAGCGCCGATCAACACAATTGCATCCTCACTCAGCAAAGAGGGCTTTGTTTATCTAATGTTTGTAGCTGTAATTCTGTAGAAAACTTATCCCAGGTGAAAAAAAAGACAGCTCACTTTACTTGCAGCTTTGTTTCCAGCAATGATTTGTTATAATATCCTTTTCAgaaaactttttctttttaatgctgGTTTGATTTAGTCATTTTCCCTTGCCTCCCGTTTTAGGTTGTGCGTTTGTAAAATACTCCTCTCATGCTGAAGCTCAGGCAGCCATCAGTGCACTACACGGCAGCCAGACAATGCCCGTGAGTATAACGTAATTGCATGTGTGAGTATGTAGATTTATGTTACAGTGAGTCACATAGAGAGATGAGTCACATAGCACTTAATTACCTTCTTAAAGTTAAGATGACTTGTACTTTAATAATCCCAGTGAGGAATTTTCTCCATTGCATTTGACCCATGCTAACTATTCTGGGGCAGAGAGCACCAGCAAGAGCTCTGAGACTGTTGCCTTGGCAGGAAACATCAGAAAATTGGGCGAAAACAAGAACACAAGTCGGAAACCCAcatgaagaacatgcaaactccacacagaaaggccctaTTTGGTCTTAACCTCATTAAAAAACCTTTTTGCATGATATTTTTGTCATCATCTTATTTTAGTTAGTAGAAAAGCAAAATATGCAACATGTGCATGTTTATGTACGCTTATGTCATGTGTCCATCAGTGCTCACTTACGTGTACTGGTTAATAtgtgtgtgtctctttgtgtgggtggatgggtgggtgcACAGGGTGCCTCATCTAGTCTGGTGGTAAAGTTCGCCGACACGGATAAAGAGCGCACCATCCGCCGCATGCAGCAGATGGCTGGTCAGATGGGCATCTTCAACCCTATGGCCCTGCAGTTTGGAGCTTACGGAGCCTACGCTCAGGCAAGACGCCCTGCAAAATGCCTTTTTCATCCACAGTTATTTACTCAATGAACCACAGATATTAAATGGAATGCACACACCTAGCTTACACATATATTTGTGATAGCAAATATGTCCAGTTATTAGGAATCCTTATTCCCCCATATGCTGTgaaatgaaaaacataatataagacATATGAGGCACACATTTTGTAAGATTAAATAGAAGGTTTCTACTTAATAGCCCATACGCCTCTCTTTCCTCTTTGCTGTAATAAGTGTTTCTCCTCCACTGTGCAGGTGCAGCAGCAGGCAGCATTGATGGCGTCTGTAGGCCAGGGAGGCTACCTCAGTCCAATGGCAGCCTTTGCTGCTGCCCAGATGCAGCACATGGCCACCATCAATGGCCTCCCAGGAGCACCACTAACCCCCACGTCAGGTAACACATGTCATCTGTGCGTTATTATAGTGCACATGACTTTTATTGTAAATAATACGAACATGTGAAATCATGAATCACATCAAAATAAAGCATCTATAGAATCCGGTATCTACATAATGGTGAAGCTGTTTATGTAGTACGTCTGATTTAAAGTGCAGTTCATCTTTCAAACTCATGCATCGAAACAAGAATCAGAAAATAGTCCCTGAAGAAGCAACGTCTAAACATCTGGGAACTAAAACTAGGGCAAGAAAATGTGGTTTATAACCTTAGCATTTATTTGGAATGTTTTTCTGAAGTGTAATATATGCATGCAGTGAATCTAGTGgtcaaaatattaattaaaaatgtttctTTATGAATTTCCTTCTGCATTGCAGAGGAATAACACTGTAGCAGTGAGGATTTAAAtgagcatgtgtatgtgtatgttcatCCAGAAACTATACTAGATGTATCTTCATAGAGAAACTAAAACTGAACAAATGAACATAATTCATTGTGGCCTAACTTGCAATCATCTGAGACAAATACATTATTGGTACCCATTTGATATCATCAACACAATTCTTTCCCATTCTTATACAATATGTCTAACATTTGAGTCTAATGGCCATGGTGTCACAGTTAGGGCCATATTGGGATGAGGAATCAGCCCTGACATTTAGTGTCTTCAACAGCCCACTGGACCGGCCCCTTTGACATTTGCAGGAGTTACTATGTGGCCAGTCAAAGTAAAACTTCTCCATAATGTCTTGGGGGAAAAAATACAGTTGAGTGCTTACTGTTTCTCTTTGTCTCATCTTTTGGCCTCTACCCTGTGGTTGCAGGTGGCAGTACCCCTCCAGGCATCAGCGCCCCCACAGTGACCAGCATCCCCTCCCCCATTAGTGTAAATGGTTTTACAGGCATGCCACCCCCACAGGCAAATGGGCAGCCCCCTGCAGAGGCTGTCTTTACCAACGGGATACACCATTACCCTGGTAAGTCTGATAAATCCAGTGACATGTATGCAAACACTTACTCAAAGACATGGATAATATAAAACTAATGCAGTTTGTATTGAAAATACACTGTAAATGCATTCATTGGAAAGTTGTGCATGCTGCAGGCTTACAGGCGTGAATAGCCTTGAAGCATGTTCAGGAGGCTGAGGCCAGATGAACGTAGCCCAAAGACAGTGAGCATGTCGAGGAAATAAGTGTTTGGCAAGGTGCTTACGGGCTGCTGGAGCCTAAGTATGCGCTTGTGTCATGAGCCGTGGCTAGTACCTCATTGGTTCTATCTGTGCAGAGGTGGAAGAAAAATatcggttttttttttgtttttttttccttttcccacTCTTGTCTCCCCAGTGTTGCAGGAGGTGGTTTTTAGGGAGGACTCGGAGAAAAACGGCTTGGGCGTGGCTCCGCGGAGTTGTTTTGGGGTTCAGGGTGGCtgcttcctctcctctctctctgaaGGTAGTgctcccctccctccccttccCCCTCCCCCCCTTTATTCCAACTTCTCTTCATTTCCTCCGGTTATTTGATCCTGCCTCAGTGTTGCTGTTATTCCACAGTGTGACGTGTAAAGTATTTCTTTGGTTTTTCAGTGATAGTGGGGTTatcagtgtgcgtgtgtgtgttttctcagtgGTGTACTCTGCATGTACTATGTGTGTAGATGGGTGAACACAGCATCTGTGGTAGCGTTATTGTGCATAAATTCAGGGAGAGTCATTTAAGTAGTAATTAAATCTCTTACATTTGTAGTTGTGGCAGCAACAGGTGCATCCTGTGTTGTGAGTGTGTGTCGTCCTGTTTTATATGTCTAACTGCACTTAGAGAAATAaatgtttcttcttttatttattaatctGTCATAGGATGTGTTTTAATGAATAGAAGTCCATTAGATCTTTTTCCTTTCCTGTGGTGATAGTGGGGCcatgtgttgtttttgtgctgtttatctgtggttcttcAAAGTTTTACTTTTCTGCTTCAGAAAAAACAAGCTACCTTTGAAATGCTTTGGAAGGACCATTAAGTAAAAAGCCCAGAAAGCGAGGGATTCAGAATGCATTTCCTCACACACTGAAAGCAGCGAGTTGACACAGCGCTGTGCGGCTCTCTAACCTTTCTGCTTTTCTTCTCCTGTCTGTTCTTCTCTCCATCGCCTCTCCTTCCatccctcctcccccctctcccccttgTTATATATTACTCTCGCCTTTCTCTGTGCCCTCTCCTCCATCTACATTCTCCCTCCGTCTCTCTCCTGCTCTCTTTGTCTCATTTCTCTGACTCTATCCCctgcacacacactctcacactctATCCATCCATGCTCCCCTCCACCTCCTTCGCCTCCTTCTCTCTGTGCCTCTGTTGGAGCAGCTCAAAGTCCCACTGCAGCTGATCCTCTCCAGCAGGCTTACACAGGAGTCCAGCAGTATGCAGGTCTGTCTGTCACTCTCACAGCATCAccgatctgtgtgtgtttgtgtgccagAAAGATAAATATGCGCCTTTGTTTAAATTAgaattttgatcatgtaacattAAGTGCTTCAGTTGCACTACAGCAATTTATTTTCTCCACCGTGCATAGTGTGTGTGCAACATGTAGACTCTATTGTCTGTTATCTGATCGATTGCCTGCTCTGCCCCTGCATATATCACATTGTTTGGATgtatccgtgtgtgtgtgtgtgcgtgtgctgtAGTCGTGGCTGTTATCTGATCCGCagtatgtgtgtctttgtgtgtgtctcaGCAGCCTACCCCGCTGCATATGGCCAGATTAGCCAAGCCTTCCCCCACCCTCCACCCATCATTCCACAGCAGCAACGAGAAggtaacacactcacacacaccacaAAGTGGCACTTACTATGGAAGACACTAGTTCATACATGGAGGAAACAGTTAGTCATTATTTGTCAGTTTAGACTTGGAGCAAACACCCACATTTAACTTAAGAATGTGCCTGAGCAGAGCCGTGCAGTATATATCGGAAAAATGTCATCTTATGTTTCGCAACAAGCTCTGtcgtttattttgttgctttacaAATCACCATTTTTATTGGGAATTTATACTTTGTGTTCTTCTGGATTCTGTTTATGTGTTATTCATACCTTTATTTTCTTCCTATAATTTAAAGCATTTCATATTTACTTTTAGTTATTTATCAGGTCTGTATTAATCTTTGTTTCTTTCCTACTACAATCAAATACTAAATTAAAAGCCTTACATGCTAGGTCTATATTTACTTTGTTTGCAACTATATTTAACAAgtgttttctatttacttttccatatttttttttacattatatttctaTCAGCTTCATTTTATATACTAATTTAAATAAAGTTTctgaataaaagaagaaaaataatcaaGTCAGTAAGTATTTCTTGTTTCTTGACTTATATTTAATGATAATTTAATTAGAAATAGGCCTTTCATTGTGGTCACTTTATATTAGTTATTTGTGAACTAAACAGAAAATGTCATATGTTGTGTTACGCATCATTATCCGAATATGGGATATGGGATTTTGGTAATTTCACATGTGCTCTGCCAAAAAAAAAGCATATGGAGTACACATGACTCAAAGTatagtataataatataaaaaagtacTTAAACTGACCAGCTTTAACTCTCATTTTTCATCTATTTTGAGTATAAGGAAGAGGAGAGTTTAAGGTTGGAATAATGAAACAAAGAAAAGGCATATTTAGACTGTTGAGTCATGATGCATTCACAATCCCTTTCAACTGTAGGATAATTATATTTTGCTTCTACTTAACTACCACCACTCAGCGTTGCAAACAGAGGTGTAAACCTGCCTATGAACTCACTGACCTCCAGACATGGGACATCCATGTTTTGGGCCTTACTGCCCTCTTGTGGATAGTGAAAAAACAACACAGATCGTTTACCAGTTGATGCATCTTAAAGACTATTGTTGAGGTATTTCGTGGCCTCCAGAGATGATGATTTTAACAGTTAAACCAGCAGTTCAGTCACACAACCAAAATCTGTGTCAGGAAATAAGTGGATAACTCCTTTAATATGTCATCATTCTGACTCCTGTTCGTCGTCTATCCTCGTCTCTCTGACCGTTATCCTCTGtctctgttttttctctctctctctgtttccatGTGCAGGACCAGAAGGCTGCAACCTGTTCATCTACCACCTCCCTCAGGAGTTTGGGGATGGAGAACTGATGCAGATGTTCCTGCCTTTCGGTAATGTCATCTCCTCCAAAGTGTTTGTGGATCGGGCGACAAACCAAAGTAAATGCTTTGGtgggtaaaaatgaataaaaccaaaAGATTATTATTTATTCTGATTATTCTTTTTACTAATCACCTTCTTTACTGCAGTCAACACCCCTGTCTAACCTttcaaccccccctcccctccttttaaccaaaaaaaaaaaaaaacaagaaaaaaaagaaaaaccctacAGAAAATCAAACAGTGGAAAATCTCTGTGCAGATGTGTGAAAGCTGGTTGCTTCTGAGAAAACTGAGATTTGAGAATGTGTGTTTGAGTTTTTCTTCAAATcattaaagctgttttttttttcctttctgaaGAGCTGAGTAATTACATCGGTGACACAGTTAGATGCACAGCTCAAACTGATTGTGCCGAAGAGGAATTGTGATTGAAATGAGCTTTGTTTTAATGCCACAGTAACACAGTTAAATTGCTGTGCTCTTTGTGACatgtaatgaaaaacaaaatgttaGTATTTGTGTGTGAAGTTAGTGGGTGACTCTCTACTTCTACCGTAAGCAAAAGCAATGCGTGCTAAGAATATAAAACAAACTTTCGCACGCAAAGATAAAGAACTGCTGTCTCACTTTGTGCCACTGACAGCACAATTTAGTTGAACATATAATTATGTGGCAAATTATAAATGGATTGTGAAGAATGTTTAATGGAGAGTCTGTCAGGTGCAACCCATTTGCAAAGTAGCATTTGCTCATTAATACAACACAACATTAGTGTTGTATTATTCACGCTGCAAATTTGCAATGCAGGTTTTAATTTGTGATTTGATGCTTTTTCACATTCGAGTGGAAGTTAAAAACCAAAACTCTGAAATGCTGATGTTTTGGTTTTAAATCCCATCACCAAGTTCATACTGTGATTTTGGTTGCATGCTGCTTTTTCTGTACTTATTGTGATTCTATTGTTGTTGTCATATTGCTGTTACACAGACTTGATAATACTGTATGTATACGAAAGCTAAATATGTAAATGCTTTTTATATAGTAtcgttttatattatatttgtcaTGTAACTATTTGATGTTTTAAATAACTTTTGTATTGATTTCTTTATTATGAATGATCTCTTTATAattgtaaagttttttttaaattgtaccaTAATCCCCTGCTTCATCCTAATGAGCCTCATCCTCATTTCCATTATTTCTAAACACCCAACTGCCTGTGAAACTGGCATTTTCATCTAACCACATCCGTCTTTCTCTTATTTGGCCATTCCCCCAGGGTTTGTGAGCTTCGATAATCCGGGTAGTGCCCAAGCTGCCATCCAGTCAATGAACGGCTTCCAGATCGGCATGAAAAGACTCAAGGTGCAGCTGAAGAGGCCAAAGGACGCCAACCGCCCCTACTAGCCCCCACCCCAGCTGGCTGCCACTGTGGCGGCTGGGGCAGCCGTCGCACACAGGGAAGGACAGGTCAGACTCTGAGCTCAGCAGAGCTCCCGCAAACACTTTCAGTCTTTTTAGTGTGATAAGTGATTAACTGAACCAATGCAATGCACAACCGACACATATTATATTGACAAACGCTCAAATGGCAAGCCCATTTATGGGACCGCCTGATGAGGTTTCAGTAACCTTTTATAAATGTCATAAAACATTTGCACATGCCTAATAACTAGCTGATCATCTGCAAATTGCTTGTAAAGAATAGTGATGAAGTTTTCCCCCTTTGTTGAGAGTTCAAGTGCACATTTGTAAATGTTAATTCCAACCACATCGATAAGACTCATTATCatataatatttactgctgtgtTCTGCTTATGTTTCCCAGCATCTCACTAACAGATCTTGTACACATGCTTGAGTTTATCACCCTTCATATAGTGGAGCAAATGTTAATATTTATATTACTTTTATTAACGCTGTGCTCTACAATACTGCTGCTTTATAGTCCTGCAAACAAGTACGTGCAGCAGCATTTACTCACAAGCAGCTTCCCCTATTTTTTAAACCAGCTTTACAGTAAGTGACCCTGTATGTTACCCTGTAGGTAAAAGATAATTGGTAAATGGTTCAGAGTGTTGCACAGGGAAGGAATTGCTTCCAAGGGAGAGGCATTTATTACCCCTCAGGCGGGTAATTGTGCCGTTCCTCTTTGTCTCCTCCCTTCATCTGTGTGATGGAGAGTTTAGGCTGTGTCGTTCATTCACCACTGATGACTTCATTCAAGGGCAACTTATCACCCACTCACAAACTAACTGAACCATACCAGACAGTGTCCCGAGGCAAATCACTGCAGGAAGAATAGTGCAATCTAATATGAATGTGTCGCAAAATATCTGGCACATTTTCCTTTTGTTATACCAAAACAAGATTCTCCGAATATTTTAGGAAGCAGACTTTTCTAGTTTCAGTTCATGTTTTCCTGATGTGAACAGATAAGACATTTGCTGCTGGGTTTGCACCTGGATTCTGTTCTTTCTTATATATAGTAGATAGCCAATAAGTTCATTTTTAAGCCCAGAATTTTCAGCGTGATGCATTGGTGTTCAGCAGCAAACAGGAGTGCtagttaatttgcatttttgttttatttttttttctttttttcacagttcCTACAGGTtactacaagttaaatttaagaccttttaagactacttagaacagaatttaatgcccatttcacagccatactggcaaaaatttgactcctagaatttaggaaaatgtatttactttactccaacgccttgattccttgagtcatttctcaccggaggctgcaaagttagcaataactggttcctaattttagTATAAATTGTCAAGTTGggacgggtggaactgagttgactaacgttaccttctttgcagcttggacatttaacagacacatttaaacagaaaacagccaacaagtttatggcaacataacataAGACCTACCATATATAATTTAATACCTTGTTAAGactttttaaagtattaaatgcagatttgtaaattcaagacgtTTAAGACCCTGCGGTAACgctgttttttgtatgttttttgataTGTCAACGGctagttttcattttcacttctcctATATGCATTTAAGAACAAAAACTACATAACCTGCTTTTTACTATCACCAACTATTTTCCAATTCATTATGAAAATGCATTGATACTCGCTGGGATTTTTAGCCTTTTACACACTATCACACCATCAAGTAAATGCATTTACAACCACCAAATGCTTTACCTGCCACATACTTGAAACACACTGGCCAAAAAGTCAGTCAAATTTGAGAAAGATGAGTTATTGGCTCTTtagtatttattaattttatccaAGGACTGTTTATTTATTACCTGCCTTCAGACTGAACAGGTTCAGTATCTGTGTTATAATACTTACAGTTCCAGTCAATATACTGAATATATacaatcacagaaaaaatgattagaccacccttgttttcttcaatttcttgttcattttaatgcctggtacaactacaggtacatttgtttggacaaacataatgataacaacaaaagtagctcataagagtttaatttaagaggtaatatctttccattttctatgattttcttgataataaccaaaatcagtcaattaagttcttacatcagtatctatggcattgtactgataaaaacagtgcttttagtcactCCATggtttcttttctatctgttttacagacacacaggagttagtacttgactgcataaccattgtttttgatgacttttgatcgtctaatcattttttccacaactgtatatatgaAGTTTGATATTATCTAACTGTAAAAGTGTTGCTTTAACGTTCTCTGTATCACAGTCTTACATTGCTGTTCTTCTTGTGTTCTTTGCAGGTTTTGTTGAATCATATGTTGACTACTTGCTACCAGCCACTGAGTGCAAATTCAACAGCTGGACCACTGAGGCTGCTTCAGAGACAGAGGAGTGAAGGAGAGAGAGCGATGTCCGAGTCAAGGACACCTCCTTTTGGATGTACTAAAACTTTGGAACTCAGAGAGAATTTGTACCAGCCTGGTTAGCCCCAGGACCTTTTCttctgcacacatatacacacctctTTCCCCACAAAACCCTGCTTGAATGACAGCTACCTTTTCTGGACCACAAAAAAACTTTTACTTGaacaatgagaaaaaaagagtaaaagaaacTATATCAAACATACTTACAATGACCAACCCCACTGAACTCTTAAAGGGAATATGGATGTCAAAAGTCCAACACGAACTAAACAAACTTTTTAAAAAACTGAGTAGAGGATTGCCGTAGGAGATCTTTCTGTAAGATGGTTTGAGTTTTGGGCAATTGACCTTTGAAGACCAATTTATAAGACTTGAAACACGAAGGGACAAATTCTCGAGGAGAGAACTTAAGTAGGGAATGTGATATTTTCAGGACACAAATTGGCTTCGATTTGGGATGGCCATCTTTAGCTCGGAGTGCCTGTCCGTTTCCAGGGGATACCGTTGCCGAGGAGAGCCATAGCAACGGTCTCCAGGGAGTCTTACCTGTCATTCCTTAGTTGTTTTAGGGACCAAAAGaccaaacatttttattgctgaGGACTTGTAGCTCTAATATACTCGGACCACTGCATCTCTTTCAGCCAGTGCTAACTGTTTGAGGAGTTGCATTTAAAAGGAGTGTACATTTCGAATATATACaacacatgtatatatacatatatattgctGATATGCTTTTTGAATACAGGCAAAACTATTTCAGATGACCAAATGGGGTCTCTCACTTCGCTAGTTTACAATTactcaaaatgtttattttttctcttctcatTTCTTGGGAGGGATGGCGAGTGCATGGGAGGGGCTGCTCCGTATCACAGCCTTATCTTTTTTAACTTGACATCCTAACCTCATAGATAGAATAACATCAGAAACGTTTGAAATATATGAACTTGTTTATATTTGcagtacatatatatgtataacaaGCATTCAAGCAAATGTattcatatatacagtatatatggatAAATAGATATTAATCACAaacaaatatatgtatttatatgcacatattttatatatgtgtgtctgtatatagAACGGCAACTGACTATGGTGAGCTGtatttttttgtagattttaGCTGGAGTTTGAAACATTGCTCTGCTTGGGAAGAATCGCAAATCTGGCAGCTCCCAAAACTGCAGGCATTCCTATCTCTTACCTATATGCTGACACACAATATATTGCTAAAAGATACCTGTACATGTGTGAGAATACACATATGGTGTAAATAATATCTGAAAATGCAAAAAGCCACATCTCAGTAGCAGGCTTTAAGAGAATCAGGCTAAATGATTTTAGAGGAAAAGGACAATTATCTTCGACTCTATTCCAAACATATCTTTTA encodes the following:
- the celf4 gene encoding CUGBP Elav-like family member 4 isoform X3; its protein translation is MATLTNGQVDATVHGVGVVSASTNGLVNGLSHSHSPSGCPATIPMKDHDAIKLFIGQIPRNLDEKDLRPLFEEFGKIYELTVLKDRFTGMHKGCAFLTYCARESALKAQNALHEQKTLPGMNRPIQVKPADSESRGDRKLFVGMLNKQQSEDDVRRLFESFGSIEECTILRGPDGNSKGCAFVKYSSHAEAQAAISALHGSQTMPGASSSLVVKFADTDKERTIRRMQQMAGQMGIFNPMALQFGAYGAYAQVQQQAALMASVGQGGYLSPMAAFAAAQMQHMATINGLPGAPLTPTSGGSTPPGISAPTVTSIPSPISVNGFTGMPPPQANGQPPAEAVFTNGIHHYPVLQEVVFREDSEKNGLGVAPRSCFGVQGGCFLSSLSEAQSPTAADPLQQAYTGVQQYAAAYPAAYGQISQAFPHPPPIIPQQQREGPEGCNLFIYHLPQEFGDGELMQMFLPFGNVISSKVFVDRATNQSKCFGFVSFDNPGSAQAAIQSMNGFQIGMKRLKVQLKRPKDANRPY
- the celf4 gene encoding CUGBP Elav-like family member 4 isoform X9, with translation MATLTNGQVDATVHGVGVVSASTNGLVNGLSHSHSPSGCPATIPMKDHDAIKLFIGQIPRNLDEKDLRPLFEEFGKIYELTVLKDRFTGMHKGCAFLTYCARESALKAQNALHEQKTLPGMNRPIQVKPADSESRGDRKLFVGMLNKQQSEDDVRRLFESFGSIEECTILRGPDGNSKGCAFVKYSSHAEAQAAISALHGSQTMPGASSSLVVKFADTDKERTIRRMQQMAGQMGIFNPMALQFGAYGAYAQVQQQAALMASVGQGGYLSPMAAFAAAQMQHMATINGLPGAPLTPTSGGSTPPGISAPTVTSIPSPISVNGFTGMPPPQANGQPPAEAVFTNGIHHYPAQSPTAADPLQQAYTGVQQYAAAYPAAYGQISQAFPHPPPIIPQQQREGPEGCNLFIYHLPQEFGDGELMQMFLPFGFVSFDNPGSAQAAIQSMNGFQIGMKRLKVQLKRPKDANRPY
- the celf4 gene encoding CUGBP Elav-like family member 4 isoform X8, which encodes MATLTNGQVDATVHGVGVVSASTNGLVNGLSHSHSPSGCPATIPMKDHDAIKLFIGQIPRNLDEKDLRPLFEEFGKIYELTVLKDRFTGMHKGCAFLTYCARESALKAQNALHEQKTLPGMNRPIQVKPADSESRGDRKLFVGMLNKQQSEDDVRRLFESFGSIEECTILRGPDGNSKGCAFVKYSSHAEAQAAISALHGSQTMPGASSSLVVKFADTDKERTIRRMQQMAGQMGIFNPMALQFGAYGAYAQVQQQAALMASVGQGGYLSPMAAFAAAQMQHMATINGLPGAPLTPTSGGSTPPGISAPTVTSIPSPISVNGFTGMPPPQANGQPPAEAVFTNGIHHYPAQSPTAADPLQQAYTGVQQYAAAYPAAYGQISQAFPHPPPIIPQQQREGPEGCNLFIYHLPQEFGDGELMQMFLPFGNVISSKVFVDRATNQSKCFGFVSFDNPGSAQAAIQSMNGFQIGMKRLKVQLKRPKDANRPY